Within the Dehalococcoidales bacterium genome, the region GTATCACTTAAATTGTACAATCGTCATTGCGAGCGTAGCGAAGCAATCCGTTTCTCGGGGTGGCGGATTGCTTCGGGCTTCGCCCTCGCAATGACAGTTTTGGTGGCTATCTCTTAAACGAAGGATTAAGTGTTACAACGTCCTGGTGTCGTGTAGCAGTAACACCTTAACAATGTCTGTCATTCCGTACCCTGGCCTGTCGCCAGGACGGCTTGATACGGAATCCAGGTGGGGTGGAGATACGCTACACTAGCGGCTAAGCAGCGCCTTGATTCTCCTGGCCATATCATCGGGGCGAAACGGTTTGGTCACGAAATCGTCGGCGCCGAGCTGTATGGCATCCCGGTGGCTCTCGGGGCTGGCGCTGAATGCCATAACCGGGAGCCGCGTGAAAGCCCGCAGCCTTCTGAGCACCTCAAAACCGTCCACTTCCGGCATGATCATGTCCAGGAGCACGATATCCGGTTTTATTGAGTTGACCAGTTCCAGAGCTTCCGCGCCGGAGGTTGTTGTGATGACATCAAAGCCGTGCAGTTTCAAATCTATTTCAACGAACCGCAGCACTTTAGGATGGTCATCCACCACCAGCACACACTGTTTCCTTTCCACATTGGTCATAGAAACCATAATACTCTTCCCGGTGAGGAATAGCCAATATTCCTCACCATTAATATTTGGGCTATTATACCACCTGCACTATCAAACCACTACGGGTCAGACTATTATAAAGGCGGCGGTATCCAAAAGTCATAAAATTAAGTCGAAAGATATTACAAAAACATAACATTTTTACTGAAGCGGGGCATAAAAGTTCTTAGCGGTTCTCACCCTTAATCTTCATAGAGGAGAAAGCATAGGCGAATACACCCAAAGATACAAATATTTGACATTCCCGTGTCTCTACAAATAGTATTAATTTGGGATTTAGCGTTTAAAGGACATAACAGTGAAGCAATTTCGTGTGCTGGTAGTGGATGATGAGCCGCGTATTCTCAATTTCCTCGAAATCAGGCTTAAGACCTCGGGGTATGAAGTGCTGACCGCCGATAGCGGGCTGGAAGCCCTGGAACAGGTGCAGGCACAGGAACCGGACCTGCTCGTCCTCGATGTGGTCATGCCCGGAATAGACGGCTTTGAGACCCTGAAACAGATCCGGGCTTTATCTTCGGTGCCGGTTATCATTTTGAGCGGCAGAGAAGGCAACACGGACAAGATAAAAGGCCTGGATATGGGCGCCGATGACTATCTGGTTAAACCCTTCAATCCCGATGAGCTGGTGGCGCGGATTGAAGCGGTCAGGCGCCGCCTGGCACTTGACCGGGACCGTACCGTCATTGATTTCATTACGTTAGGGAATATCAGTGTTAACCTCAAGAACCATCTCGTTGTTGTGGATGGGAAAGAAATACCGCTGACAAGAATCGAATGGCTCCTGCTGAGCGAGCTGGCTCGCAATGCCGGTAAACTTATGATGTACGAGGAGCTGCTCATAAAAATCTGGGGACCTGAGTACCGGGATGATGTGCAGATACTGAGGACCTGGATAAGCCGTATCAGGCGCAAGATAGAGCCCGACCCTGCCCAGCCGGCAGTCATCCGCACTATACCCAAAACCGGGTATATCATAGACCACCCCTCCGCCTGAGAACGGGCTTTTAGCACGGCGATTCGCTCTCCAAATGTCATACCGGGCGGAGAACCGGTTACCGGTTTGGTGAAATCGTCCGAGCAGCCTTCTGGTGAATTCTGTTTCCCCCGGTCTCCCGCGTTCTCTCCGCCGGGTATTCCGCTAAAAGCCTGACCGCCGGGCATCTTCCGGGATAATCACGTCACGTTCCTCAAACAGCCATCTCTCATTTACACCGTATTGGAACCAATATTCCACCAATTTTCCACTATCCGGCACCATTTCAGGCACTTACGGCACGCTGATTTCCACCTTCGGGTAGTAAGCTATTACTCTCTCTCCCTTGATGTGGAATCATCATAACACTACCGGCAAGTATGATTTCAAGGAATGAGAGATATCATTTCAGGTCTGTTTATTGAAACCTTTGTCTGCCCGCTTGTGACCCTTCGGGGATTTAAAATATTGATTAGTGATAGTTTAATTAACGATACGGCCTCCGCAGGACGAAGAATCCGCCAATATGACATAGAGGAGGAAAGAGGAAAGGAACTGGAAACCTGCTGAATTAATTCCTTCAATCTACGGTGTCTATAGGCCGCAGATTAAGTGACAATAGAAATGGGGGCAACCTCGGCAAAGGCGGCCCCCGAGAAGGACAAGCCACTGACGTTCGCGAGCCAGCTTTCATGCCTTCTGTATTTATTATGGAGCGAGAGTAGACTTCTGTCAAGGTAATAATAGGAGGTGATGTGTATGCGCTAGTCCGCAAGAGGTAGCTATCATACAAGCAAAATCTAAAAGGAGGGAAAATTGAAAAAGTTTCTAAGAGTTCTGTCCAGGGTACTGCTGCCGGTTCTGCTGATTACATCACTGCTGGTTATGCCGGCAAGCGCCGCTGTCACTCCGGACACGGTAATAGAGGAATTACTTCCCGGTGAAGTACTGGTTGTAGAAAAGACGGTGGACGTACCCGAGATTCCGCCCCTGCCGGATGTTTACTTCCTGGCGGACACCACGGGCAGCATGGGTCCGGCCATTGCTAACGTGCAGGCTAATGCCAGCACTATTTTAGCTACTATATCGGGGCTTGACCCGACGGCCCAGTTCGGCGCCGGAGATTACAAGGACTTCCCCTTTGACGCGTACGCATTCCAGAATAGCGCATCGATTGACGGCGCTGCTCCAGCCCTGGCTGCGATAGGCGCCTGGGGAGCGAGTGGTGGGGCTGATGGGCCTGAAGGCTGGTTCTACGCCCTTTATCAACTGGCTACCGACCCGGCAATTGGCTGGCGGCCCGGCTCTTCCCGGATTGTGGTTATCTTCGGGGATGCTCCGGCCCATGACCCGGTACCCGCAGCCGCTACCGTCCTGGGTTTTGACCTTGATGAAGCCACGGTTACCGCGGCGCTGCAAGCGGCTAACGTTCATGTCATCGCCGTAAGCCTGGATACCAGCGGTGGTGTCTTCTACCCGGCTGGCCTGGACGATAACCCGAACAACTTTGGCGGCGACTATGCAGCGGCCTACGGTATTGTTGAGGATGGCAGTGCAGGGCAAGCCAGCCGAATTGCGGCGGCCACCAATGGCGCTTACCTGTTCGCCGCCAGCGCCGATGAAGTCTCTGATGCGATTCTGGCCGGTCTGACCGCCCTGTCCACTGACGTTTGGGCTACAGTTGAGGCGGACCCGGGGCTTAATGTGACCCTGGAACCGGCCGTCCACTTTGGCGTTCCCAGCGGCACTTCAGTCAGCTTTACCGAGACTATCAGCATTGACGCTGATGCGCCTTGCGGCGTGTATGAGGCTGTCGTCACTTTCTGGGCTAATAGCTACCCAGAAGAAGGTACGCCAATCGGCAGGGAGCTGATACGCGTAGGTGACTTCACGGCTCCGGTAGTATCCTGTGAAGAGACCGTGAACCCGCACGGGCAGACTGTTCCCCCGGCAGGTTCTACCACCTTGCCCGGACCCAAGGGCGGCCAGAATGAGGACGGGTTCTACAAGCTGTTCGCCGAGGACAATTGTGACCCCGACCCTGAAATCTTCGTCAGCGGCT harbors:
- a CDS encoding response regulator, with translation MVSMTNVERKQCVLVVDDHPKVLRFVEIDLKLHGFDVITTTSGAEALELVNSIKPDIVLLDMIMPEVDGFEVLRRLRAFTRLPVMAFSASPESHRDAIQLGADDFVTKPFRPDDMARRIKALLSR
- a CDS encoding response regulator transcription factor — translated: MKQFRVLVVDDEPRILNFLEIRLKTSGYEVLTADSGLEALEQVQAQEPDLLVLDVVMPGIDGFETLKQIRALSSVPVIILSGREGNTDKIKGLDMGADDYLVKPFNPDELVARIEAVRRRLALDRDRTVIDFITLGNISVNLKNHLVVVDGKEIPLTRIEWLLLSELARNAGKLMMYEELLIKIWGPEYRDDVQILRTWISRIRRKIEPDPAQPAVIRTIPKTGYIIDHPSA
- a CDS encoding VWA domain-containing protein, giving the protein MKKFLRVLSRVLLPVLLITSLLVMPASAAVTPDTVIEELLPGEVLVVEKTVDVPEIPPLPDVYFLADTTGSMGPAIANVQANASTILATISGLDPTAQFGAGDYKDFPFDAYAFQNSASIDGAAPALAAIGAWGASGGADGPEGWFYALYQLATDPAIGWRPGSSRIVVIFGDAPAHDPVPAAATVLGFDLDEATVTAALQAANVHVIAVSLDTSGGVFYPAGLDDNPNNFGGDYAAAYGIVEDGSAGQASRIAAATNGAYLFAASADEVSDAILAGLTALSTDVWATVEADPGLNVTLEPAVHFGVPSGTSVSFTETISIDADAPCGVYEAVVTFWANSYPEEGTPIGRELIRVGDFTAPVVSCEETVNPHGQTVPPAGSTTLPGPKGGQNEDGFYKLFAEDNCDPDPEIFVSGFGPFHSGDVVKITEDPDAIPEMKKMGSTKGQAGAVAAHLILNSDPVITAVDHAGNVSDPADCLVPPAPK